The following proteins come from a genomic window of Microtus ochrogaster isolate Prairie Vole_2 chromosome 7, MicOch1.0, whole genome shotgun sequence:
- the Tmem88 gene encoding transmembrane protein 88 gives MAEVSGAQRSVLAGGPEPRDPLDCWACAVLVTAQNLLVAVFNLLLLALVLGTILLPAVTMLGFGFLCHSQFLRSQAPPCTAHLRDPGFTALLVTGFLLLVPLLVLALATYRRLCLRLRLADCLVPYSRALYRRRRIPQPKQIPASPGSRAVPTPGKVWV, from the exons ATGGCGGAGGTCTCAGGAGCCCAGCGCTCGGTTCTTGCTGGCGGGCCAGAGCCCCGGGATCCCCTGGACTGCTGGGCCTGTGCAGTGCTAGTAACGGCTCAGAATCTGTTGGTGGCTGTCTTCAATCTTCTCCTGCTGGCATTAGTTCTGGGGACCATCTTGCTACCCGCTGTCACTATGTTGGGCTTCGGCTTTCTCTGCCACTCTCAG TTCCTGCGCTCCCAGGCACCCCCTTGCACCGCCCATCTGCGGGACCCAGGCTTCACCGCCCTGTTGGTCACTGGATTCCTGCTGCTGGTACCGCTGCTTGTGCTTGCCTTGGCCACCTATCGCCGCCTCTGCCTGCGTCTCCGCCTGGCCGACTGCCTAGTACCCTACAGCCGTGCCCTCTACAGGCGCCGGCGCATCCCACAGCCGAAACAAATCCCGGCCTCACCAGGGTCCCGGGCTGTTCCCACACCGGGAAAGGTCTGGGTTTGA
- the Naa38 gene encoding N-alpha-acetyltransferase 38, NatC auxiliary subunit, which yields MAGAGPTMLLREENGCCSRRQSSSSAGDSDGEQEDSPAARARQQLEALLNKTMRIRMTDGRTLVGCFLCTDRDCNVILGSAQEFLKPSDSFSAGEPRVLGLAMVPGHHIVSIEVQRESLAGAPYL from the exons ATGGCCGGAGCTGGGCCAACCATGCTGCTACGAGAGGAGAATGGCTGTTGCAGTCGGCGTCAGAGCAGCTCCAGCGCCGGG GACTCTGACGGGGAACAGGAGGACTCACCGGCTGCGCGTGCCCGTCAGCAGCTAGAGGCATTGCTCAACAAGACCATGCGCATTCGTATGACAGATGGAAGGACACTAGTCGGCTGCTTCCTGTGCACCGATCGCGACTGTAATGTCATCCTGGGCTCTGCGCAGGAGTTCCTCAAGCCGTCTG ATTCATTTTCTGCGGGAGAACCCCGTGTGCTGGGTCTGGCCATGGTACCAGGACATCACATCGTTTCTATTGAAGTCCAAAGGGAGAGCCTGGCGGGGGCCCCTTATCTCTGA
- the LOC101980605 gene encoding cytochrome b5 domain-containing protein 1 codes for MPRRGLVAGPDFDYFNRRYFTPSEVAEHNQPEDLWVSYLGYVYNLTPLAQEFKGNILLKPILEVAGQDISHWFDPKTRDIRKHIDPLTGCLRYRTPRGRFVHVPPPLPRSDWANDFGKPWWKGSNYQVGRLSAKTRNIRIINTLTSQEHTLQVGALESMWEILHRYLPYNAHAASYTWKYDGKNLNMDHTLEENGIRDEEDEFDYLNMDGTLHTPAILLYFNDDLTEL; via the exons ATGCCGCGCCGGGGCCTAGTGGCCGGGCCAGACTTTGACTATTTTAACCGTCGGTACTTCACGCCGTCGGAAGTAGCGGAACACAACCAGCCCGAAGACCTGTGGGTGTCTTACCTGGGATATGTGTACAATCTAACGCCGCTTGCACAGGAGTTTAAAG GGAACATACTGCTGAAACCCATCCTGGAAGTTGCAGGCCAGGACATTAGCCATTGGTTTGATCCGAAGACCAGAGAC attcgCAAGCACATAGATCCGCTGACTGGTTGCTTGAGATACCGCACCCCGCGGGGCCGGTTCGTGCACGTCCCACCTCCTCTGCCTCGTTCAGACTGGGCTAATGATTTCGGGAAGCCCTGGTGGAAGGGGTCGAATTACCAGGTGGGGCGGCTGTCTGCCAAGACCCGGAACATCCGTATCATCAACACTCTTACGTCGCAGGAGCACACGCTGCAG GTGGGGGCTCTGGAATCAATGTGGGAAATCCTCCACCGCTATCTCCCCTATAATGCACATGCTGCCAGCTACACATGGAAATATGATGGGAAGAATCTGAACATGGATCATACCCTGGAAGAGAATGGGATCCGGGATGAAGAAGACGAGTTTGACTATCTTAATATGGATGGCACACTTCACACACCTGCAATACTGCTCTACTTCAACGATGACCTCACAGAGCTATAG